ctgctcagaatttgtgagtgggctcagaaggcattgtcagagaTGCCTTGCTACCGAGGTCCTGCCTGCATCAAGGAATAGGACCTGGAAGgtctccttgtctctcaagtgtgggacagctctgtgttaatttctttagcattttttgtatgtctcaaaacatactggcacactaatgaaaagagaagaaacttgcttgcctgaaagagcaaattacgccctatcaaagttgtgagataacagttcccaggaacacttctttcccctggtttgaagaagaaaacactctgtggtcaggataggaaccacaccatttagaaagtgaaacccaagaggaaagactaacCTCCCTTTAGAagttgaaccccagtgcttcaggaacaggcccagtgcccatgcacttgagaggaaaatgcatcgtctgccttctggcagagtcctcctgcatcccgcaggttttgacacttccagcagagatctcctgtgtgggctggctttcactgcaagatctaaatggcttctcctttctctgcttctgttttgtttctaggacgTTTGGAGATGTTTAcagagcactcgacactgccacaggaggagaggtaaacgtcaacagcccctgcagactctgctgcactcgagggctttcccctctggtgtgagctgtggctggagctctgggcagagctgtgctgaaaaggcacaagaagcacagactggtgccagcccacagaacacatttgggactttgttctcctcagctgccagaaggaaggcacggagggcagcggttcctttcagagaaggacgcgctcgctcgctctccattgctaaaacaaaggtggtgccttcgAGCACCTCACTgttctttggggctacagcttcagagtcctgaatttTCATTTCTGGCTGTcagcaaatgcatctgaaagttactggtagttccttagccacccgcagtgctgcacttgggaactgcacataggaACAGacctgcaaggtgtccctgaaagccctaagccctgcccatagcccaagatgtatccacagagtatcaaggcatggattccttcttctgagtcccaaacaaagcagcagagagtgtggccagaggtttgtgggtgatagctgagacaccgctgttaccaaatggtcaaggcaaaatgtcagtggccccacgtgtcctgtaactggctcccaagggagcagagaaatgggctgttggaatgtcagttcctaattactgcagtgcctaatcacaaggcagtttggcacagctcatctgcgtcattgcaaaatcactcactccaTGTGCCTTGTGTTCTTGTGCCACCAACCtctcaagttactgattttcaatgtcattttaggtggcaataaaaaaaataaatcttcaaggagtgaggaggaaggagctaacctttaatgaaataatgatcatgaagaggtataggagtcccaatgttgtgaattatatagacaggtgagaggtcatggtcttatcccatggatgtgtgtttacataaagcaaacatgagaggttaaaaacccactttggtcagtggcagcaagtagagctgttaatttttattttttcatatttctctactcatctccaatggatgagaagagtgcatcttgtctgcatgagtcttccctggcacacctagtttgataattactccaaaattattcaatacctggatcagctgtatcttcctaactcaatagcctcaaagttcactgcctccacatttatttgggattgattttttaaagtttcttaagtgcagatgaaccatcctaaagtggatttcccttggattgttgtccctccctgccattgctatgcatgtcaggaagactaggtgcttatttccagaaacactatgcctgaaatgttttttatctgggctgtttctaaactgtacttttcatttgctgcccatctaagacatctcctttttcacagatgtgtctttttctttgagactgcacagattgcaaacaatgcacagccaagagggaatatctattcctttgattctgtccttgtcacaaaggcatctggaaataagaaacctggaagcaaaaaatcaacatagccatgcatgttcatctctaccccctgtttccttctttcagctaccttctgggcgaggaactcttgctggttatagagtacatggatggaggtgtcctgagcgatatcatcagccagacctgcctgtctgaagatgagacagcagccatcagtcgggaggtcagcaatcccagctgtgtttccaaggccttgggcaggattgtctgggaaacaggggctcagaacaggagaggtttcctgtgccaagctttgtttctgtgttgctgctattctatgggcaagtaaaagcatctcaagtgaaaggcctgccttTCACtttactcagtgccagtactcttatctcctgctgttgtattctcactctgtctcttgtatttgtatttgctgttctccaccttgcctctctaaatgtttgcctggagtctgtcttcactgcattccttgtctgtaaaagcaaaggtgctggtggcaggatttgaaacaaacagcaaagaaaaaagagagagactcgtttctctcagttctcagctaaaaaggataggagtgcagccagaatgctctttgcttctgagcacatgcactgcagcaggagtcatcctggctggttggcaggggacagcctacaacagcaggtgctgttgctctttcaaaagctgacgtggctttcctcagaaaggtcctgctctgcaggtgttggagcagcaagctcttcctctcagtggccattactgttctgccattactccccattcccctggagagggaatcttttggagctgtttcctttcttgtgtgatgaaatcacatcactcatttttgccctcctctttctgttttctccctcagtgctTGCAAGGACTGGATATTCTTCATTCAAACgatgtgatccatcgagacgTGAAGAGCGACAACATCCTTCTAAAAACTGACGGTTCTGTCAAactgggtcagtatattcttggtcaggtgcagcgttccagggatgtgggtgtggggctgcttggagtgactgccagctccccaaaaatggtgctggtggcagtgcagggacccctgctgcgagctgagggcacagttgcaacgtgcacagaggtagaaggagccacaagcagtcaagagtggccttgctctgtgtgtgtcccttccagagggagggagttacaagtctaaagtttccaaagaacaaaagccactgctagaggcagtgtaaaaaatcaggggatttttaaagtcgccaatgccaggagattcaacagcacgttttcaaacttctactggggaattcttttgcttgctttcctaattgcacagaattcagataaaaccactattttgttttctcctcagctgattttggcctctctactcagctcacccctgagcagagcagacggtgCTCGCTAACcgggactccttggtggatggcacctgaagtggtgacaggtcaaccatatggccccaaagtggacatatggtcttttggaattgtgggaattgaaatgatagaacaagaacctccttacttgagtgaaagttctggcacggtaaggagcaaatactcactgatcccactgtctttctcacctgtcccatgtcctgtgtgccactggacaaaatcccattgccatctgctggaactacttccaccaaggtcccctcctacaaatgtccctgcaacacatcagcatctgctgtacttttggttgcatcagtgggggaattcaagccttaccacatgcaaacaaactccaaacaaactctattctcaggcaacactttcctttgggttagtggttccagttcttttgtctgtgtagatggccttaatatcaggaaaaaagcatcttaaaactgttgttatctttccagaaatgaaggaaggaaacccaaacccaacaaagtttctaaacccgtggtctttagagaggaacctaaccctgtgtgcagtttcttctcactgggaaacatgggcatgagggtgtaatgcacagagtctcttctgcttcttgtgcagtgctgctgaagcacTCAGAGACCCTGCttctctcctagcccaagcaacattctgcacgtcaccaagccagagcctggtgatgcggagAGCCTGCCCAAACCTCCCAGTGATTCCTGGCACTTTCTGGGATGGGCCTACCATTTATGCATtgtcttgagtagccaaatgactggagggtgaccatagagatggaacctctccttcttctgacctagacaatttttcttttgctgcaaaaatgggaagctgaaattttcagactgctgagagacagagctgcaggtggctcctgtgtgcccaagcaggcatgttcatcccaatacatttgtgcaggcatcttaatgtgtctgtgttgaagaggagatggtaaatgtttgtttccctacctgggtattaactgaaggatttcctttcttttcttccaattaccattgttttcaagaacagcacaaaaagcttgatgagtttttGTTCTAGGGCACGTACGCTTAAAGGACCATAAGCACTGCAGAGAAGCCTTTCTtgtactaacccttgaaattagttagtatagcaaagtccctcttccaaaaagcctctcaagctggtatgaatcctcagagatgcaaatgtccttttgctgacgtagttcccactaactaggtcagtcaatgaaatccgctgccaaggcaagatctgcgggatggtggaaaagctgtggctgcatcggagtttgggtttttggttggtaaaggaaaattatctctgggtctctgccagggcagaaactgccactgaagaacagaggttaaacacagggatctgggagagccttagagatgtgaaagcaggaggtggagcctggtgtctcctttttctccaggctacacacctgatagccacagtagggactccacagctgcggcagcccaagctcctctcggctttgctgcgtgacttcctgagctgctgcctgcagacagacgaggagcggcgctggtctgccaaggagctcctgcaggtaaaatgtgaaggcgctgcaggggaaacaggctctgagggatgggctcctcctccactcaagtccaagacatcagatgagcccccttcctcctcacctccactcttgctgctcttcaaatgaaaacggtgaggaatcctagactgggctgggctggcagggccctgtaaatgtcctgtggtgcaagtgtcctgcaataagcagggacatcttaaaacagatcaggttgctcggaGCCCTTTCCCACCAAAGCCGGAATgatt
The genomic region above belongs to Zonotrichia albicollis isolate bZonAlb1 chromosome 8, bZonAlb1.hap1, whole genome shotgun sequence and contains:
- the LOC141729931 gene encoding serine/threonine-protein kinase PAK 1-like; its protein translation is MRSASVGEAGGHGTGSAASPAPGSGASSVEDAVAEAAGVRMGSGGAGTRSGETAGGNSGGGSLLPSNIGTAAGSGVSDSQAQAGKTAETRAGLPGEAAVGRVREAAVPAQQAGPRRPVAIKKINLQGVRRKELTFNEIMIMKRYRSPNVVNYIDSYLLGEELLLVIEYMDGGVLSDIISQTCLSEDETAAISRECLQGLDILHSNDVIHRDVKSDNILLKTDGSVKLADFGLSTQLTPEQSRRCSLTGTPWWMAPEVVTGQPYGPKVDIWSFGIVGIEMIEQEPPYLSESSGTATHLIATVGTPQLRQPKLLSALLRDFLSCCLQTDEERRWSAKELLQHPFVTSAKPPFILAQLFNSVKKTNNPNPKL